One genomic region from Nymphaea colorata isolate Beijing-Zhang1983 chromosome 12, ASM883128v2, whole genome shotgun sequence encodes:
- the LOC116265992 gene encoding WAT1-related protein At2g39510-like: protein MFPIIFVLESFARAHCLGAARSCTLRIFFFLVEVTAQIEEGREMGSSGCGAATKRFRPHILMVSTQLGYTFLYIITQDAFSQGLNPHVSVTYRNVAAFFVMLPFAYFLERKTRPNLTIVLFLELFVLSLIGVSLSPNMYFASLRYTSPTFVASMVNTIASMTFIIAVVTRMEKLDVTSRRGAAKVVGTVASLGGAMIMSLYKGQAIKRLWGALLSIPGTTVHEDWVKGSILTIASCFAWAVWFVMQASTLKRYPAQLSLTTWMSFFGAAQSAVYTAFIEQKPQAWMIGFNINFWAIIYGGVVISGLVTFVQLWCTEKKGPVFVTMFNPLCTVLVALTAYALLGQDLNTGSVVGGTIVIVGLYLVLWGKEEDQQANDEELLPQFDSKLPASTKNGHMQEQNLNEEKVSKE from the exons ATGTTCCCAATTATTTTTGTGCTCGAAAGCTTTGCAAGAGCCCATTGTCTAGGGGCAGCAAGATCATGCACGTTGCGAATATTCTTCTTCTTAGT AGAAGTCACAGCTCAAATTGAAGAGGGGAGAGAGATGGGGAGTTCAGGATGCGGGGCTGCTACCAAGAGGTTCAGGCCACACATATTGATGGTTTCGACGCAGCTAGGCTACACGTTTCTCTACATCATCACTCAAGACGCTTTCAGTCAAGGGCTGAATCCCCATGTCTCCGTGACCTACAGGAACGTCGCAGCATTTTTTGTAATGCTGCCGTTTGCCTATTTCCTTGAGCG GAAAACGCGACCCAATTTAACAATAGTtctgtttttagagttattcgTTCTCTCTCTTATTGG GGTGAGTTTGTCGCCGAATATGTACTTTGCGAGCCTGAGATATACTTCTCCAACGTTCGTTGCTTCCATGGTTAACACTATAGCTTCTATGACCTTCATCATTGCAGTTGTGACTCG AATGGAGAAACTGGACGTAACAAGCAGAAGAGGAGCAGCAAAGGTGGTTGGCACGGTAGCATCGTTGGGTGGAGCAATGATAATGTCGCTCTACAAGGGCCAAGCCATCAAGAGGCTATGGGGAGCGCTGCTTTCTATACCAGGCACCACAGTCCACGAGGACTGGGTTAAAGGCTCCATCCTCACAATAGCAAGCTGCTTCGCCTGGGCCGTGTGGTTTGTCATGCag GCCAGCACGCTGAAGCGGTATCCTGCACAGCTCTCACTGACCACATGGATGTCCTTCTTTGGAGCTGCACAGTCTGCGGTCTATACAGCTTTCATTGAGCAGAAGCCGCAGGCTTGGATGATTGGTTTCAACATCAACTTCTGGGCCATCATCTATGGG GGCGTCGTAATTTCAGGCCTTGTGACCTTCGTTCAGCTGTGGTGCACGGAGAAAAAGGGGCCAGTCTTTGTCACCATGTTCAATCCACTTTGCACCGTGCTGGTGGCCTTAACAGCATACGCGCTTCTAGGCCAGGACTTGAACACCGGAAG TGTTGTAGGAGGAACCATTGTCATTGTTGGTCTTTACTTGGTGCTATGGGGGAAGGAAGAGGATCAACAGGCAAATGACGAGGAGCTGCTGCCGCAGTTTGACTCCAAACTTCCTGCATCGACAAAGAATGGTCACATGCAAGAGCAGAATTTAAATGAGGAGAAGGTTTCCAAGGAATAG